GGTCGTCCTCGTCCCCGGTGTCACGAACCCGCGTGCAAGACTGATCCGCGCCGCTGTGAAGAACCCCCGTGTGTCACATCCGCCCCAGAGCGGAAAAGACGAGTAGCAGAGTTTCGTATGTTCGCGGCGCTGCGATCGGCATCCCGAAGGAGGTGCCGATGGACACGATCGTCGAACGCTGCTGTGGCCTGGACGTTCACCAAGCGGTGATCGTAGCTTCCGTGCTGATCGGCGAGCCGGGCAAACGCGTGCAGAAGCAGACCAGGAGCTTCCGCGCGCTGACCGCCGGCCTCTCGGAGCTGCAGCAGTGGCTGCGCGAGCAGGGCGTCACACACGTCGCGATGGAGGCGACGGGGATCTACTGGGTCCCCGTGTACGCGCACCTCGAGGGGCAGTTCGAGTTGATCGTCGGAAACGCGACCCACATCAAGAGCGTGCCCGGTCGCAAGACCGACGTGAAGGACAGCGAGTGGATCGCCGACCTCGCGCGTCACGGGCTCATCCGCAAGAGCTTCGTGCCGCCCAAGGACCTGCGAGAGCTCCGCGATCTCGTGCGCTATCGCATGAAGCTCGTGCAGAGCCGCACGGCTGAGCGCAACCGGCTGTTGCGCATGCTGGAGACTGCCAATGTGAAGTTGTCGTCGGTCATGACCGATGTGTTCGGTGCCTCGGGCCGGGCGATGCTCGCTGCGATCGTGAGCGACAGCTACGTGCCTGCCGATGTCGCACAGCTCGCGCGCGGCTTGCTTCGCAAGAAGACGGACGACCTCGCGCTCGCGCTCCACGGCCGCGTCGAGAAGCACCAGCGCTTCATTCTCAGGATGCAGTTGACGCGCCTCGACCAGGTCGAGGCCGACCTCAAGGAGATCGACGCGGAGATCGACGCCCGCCTCGTCCCCTACCGAGCGCAGTTCGATCGCCTGATCGAGATCCCTGGAGTCGATCGGGTCACCGCGGCGACGATCATCGCCGAACTCGGCATCGACATGCACGTCTTCCCTTCGCATCGCCACGCCGCCGCTTGGGCGGGGGTCTGTCCAGGCAATCACGAGAGCGCAGGCCGCAAGAAGCGCGCGCCTGCGCGGAAGGGGAACGTCCATCTCGTGACCGCGCTCGTGCAGGCTGCCCTCTGCGCGTCACGCGCGAAGGGAACCTACCTCCGCTCGAAGTACTGGAAGCTCGTACCGCGCCTCGGCAAGAAGCGCGCGGCGATGGCCGTCGCGCACAAGATCCTCGTCGCCGTCTACCACATGCTCGCCGCGGACGTCGCCTACGCAGACCTCGGCGAGGCCTACCTCGACAAGCGCA
The Pseudomonadota bacterium genome window above contains:
- a CDS encoding IS110 family transposase — translated: MDTIVERCCGLDVHQAVIVASVLIGEPGKRVQKQTRSFRALTAGLSELQQWLREQGVTHVAMEATGIYWVPVYAHLEGQFELIVGNATHIKSVPGRKTDVKDSEWIADLARHGLIRKSFVPPKDLRELRDLVRYRMKLVQSRTAERNRLLRMLETANVKLSSVMTDVFGASGRAMLAAIVSDSYVPADVAQLARGLLRKKTDDLALALHGRVEKHQRFILRMQLTRLDQVEADLKEIDAEIDARLVPYRAQFDRLIEIPGVDRVTAATIIAELGIDMHVFPSHRHAAAWAGVCPGNHESAGRKKRAPARKGNVHLVTALVQAALCASRAKGTYLRSKYWKLVPRLGKKRAAMAVAHKILVAVYHMLAADVAYADLGEAYLDKRNAAASSKGLVKRLEGMGYKVTLEKAA